A single window of Onychostoma macrolepis isolate SWU-2019 chromosome 16, ASM1243209v1, whole genome shotgun sequence DNA harbors:
- the grhl2a gene encoding grainyhead-like transcription factor 2a, with protein sequence MAQEENKRLVVVVPNETNISSRRAFTSEDEAWKSYLENPLTAATKAMMSINGDEDSVAALGILYDYYKVAKEKRFLPVPKVPEDHEKSRISQDGLESSENRIHVLKSLPVNLSLNTDVHSAENKQDLFSPVPVEEGVEATVKAEVYAQAFSNHHQQQGVQYHRMTYHQPLQDTASISHDRYMKDEQCSTPDSTFEDSYPEETMKYRVPTTLGADNFSQEHSGIDMFQYRIEATRSVRERAGEGPMIYLNKGQFYGITLSETGANKGLRHPISKVRSVVMVVFGQEKCRDEQLKHWNYWHNRQHTAKQRVLDIADYKESFSTIGNIEEISYNAVSFTWDINEEAKVFITLNCLSTDFSSQKGVKGLPLMIQIDTYSYNNRSNRPIHRAYSQIKVFCDKGAERKIRDEEKKQLRKKVKGPAVGNQGHDGKRGGFATLAQKRPDITLFKSMTDLESQPVLFIPDVHLNNLQRAGQVFSFGVEEMESDGVAMKRPFRSSENDISPPAKYSREERRVLLYVRRETDEVFDALMLRSPTLKSLLEAISGKYSVPVEKMTKIYKKSKKGILVNMDDNIIEHYCNEDTFILSIDNLADCFRVTLTEI encoded by the exons ATGGCTCAGGAGGAGAA TAAGCGTCTGGTGGTGGTGGTCCCTAATGAGACGAATATTTCATCACGCCGTGCCTTCACAAGTGAAGATGAGGCATGGAAATCATACTTGGAGAATCCATTGACTGCTGCCACCAAGGCCATGATGAGCATTAATGGAGATGAGGACAGTGTGGCTGCCCTGGGAATCCTTTATGATTACTATAAG GTTGCTAAAGAAAAGAGGTTCTTACCAGTACCCAAAGTTCCAGAAGATCATGAAAAGAG tcGGATCAGTCAAGATGGCCTTGAGTCCTCAGAGAATCGTATCCATGTCCTCAAGTCACTTCCTGTCAACCTGTCCTTGAATACTGATGTTCACAGTGCAGAAAATAAACAAGACCTGTTCAGTCCAGTGCCGGTTGAGGAAGGTGTCGAGGCCACTGTGAAGGCTGAGGTTTACGCTCAGGCATTCTCCAACCATCACCAGCAGCAGGGGGTTCAGTATCATCGCATGACCTACCATCAGCCTTTACAGGATACAGCAAGCATCAGCCACGACAGATACATGAAGGACGAACAGTGCAGTACACCAGATAGCACCTTTGAGGACTCCTACCCTGAGGAGACTATG AAGTACAGGGTGCCCACCACACTAGGGGCAGACAATTTCTCCCAGGAGCATTCGGGAAT AGATATGTTCCAGTACAGAATAGAAGCAACACGTTCGGTCCGTGAGAGGGCCGGCGAGGGGCCGATGATCTATCTGAACAAGGGCCAGTTCTACGGCATCACTCTCAGTGAGACTGGGGCCAACAAGGGCCTTCGACATCCCATCAGTAAAGTGCGG AGTGTGGTGATGGTGGTGTTTGGACAGGAGAAATGTCGAGATGAGCAGCTAAAGCACTGGAACTACTGGCACAATCGTCAGCACACGGCCAAACAGAGAGTCCTTGACATAG CTGATTATAAAGAGAGCTTCAGCACCATTGGCAACATTGAAGAAATCTCTTACAATGCTGTGTCCTTCACCTGGGACATCAATGAGGAGGCAAAG gttttCATTACGCTGAACTGTCTGAGCACTGATTTCTCCTCACAGAAGGGAGTCAAAGGTCTTCCGCTTATGATCCAGATTGACACCTACAGTTACAACAACAGGAGTAACAGACCCATTCACAGAGCCTACTCACAGATCAAGGTCTTCTGCGACAAG GGAGCTGAGCGAAAAATTCGTGATGAGGAGAAAAAGCAGCTTCGGAAGAAGGTCAAAGGTCCGGCTGTTGGCAACCAGGGTCATGATG GTAAGAGAGGAGGTTTTGCCACTTTAGCTCAAAAGAGGCCAGATATTACACTCTTCAAATCTATGACAGACCTGGAGTCCCAGCCTGTCCTCTTCATCCCTGATGTCCATTTGAACAACCTTCAGAGAGCCGGTCAG GTGTTCAGTTTTGGCGTTGAAGAAATGGAGAGTGATGG TGTGGCCATGAAAAGACCATTCCGTTCATCGGAGAATGATATTTCTCCACCCGCCAAATACAGCAGAGAGGAAAGGAGAG TCCTGCTGTATGTAAGAAGAGAAACTGATGAGGTTTTTGATGCACTGATGCTAAGGTCCCCAACACTGAAAAGTTTGCTTGAGGCA ATATCAGGCAAATATTCTGTTCCTGTGGAGAAAATGACTAAAATCTATAAGAAAAGCAAGAAAGG TATTCTGGTCAACATGGATGACAACATTATTGAGCACTACTGCAACGAGGACACATTCATCCTTTCCATTGACAATCTAGCAGACTGTTTCCGGGTGACTCttactgaaatataa